In the Salvelinus fontinalis isolate EN_2023a chromosome 34, ASM2944872v1, whole genome shotgun sequence genome, one interval contains:
- the LOC129833304 gene encoding LOW QUALITY PROTEIN: major facilitator superfamily domain-containing protein 6-like (The sequence of the model RefSeq protein was modified relative to this genomic sequence to represent the inferred CDS: inserted 2 bases in 1 codon), protein MKRNKQIDIKGALALASTFHFLYSCARACILPFLTLYLRYLGLTPSMTGLLMSTKRFISLVWSPLASFLSKHYNKRRAVITGSLVCSAGAALVLLLIPSTGVETLTSHCNISHLSVSTEELSDYVRVVGSVMPTTHTTILSQSATHESSPTETTSYTMSSAVSMSKATTYTLQLQHSNNVTSQWSQVNVFVANHSIGGERNGLESHHGASNTSPTVRRVSRSAEKEKQREKDEARLEFLGNLKVMDVQHQLFFMLFIVVSIWELMAAPLEWTVDDGLYEYLDFVDASDRYSSTGVWGLLGAVCGVSGAGLLVGHLDCLIGSHTPRGAVHFYSYVSVTTLAVPVVAFLPLYLNKKRSRSTGLFKALQLVRGDLRALLCAATTFLMGLAGSAVDDFLLWQMQDHGSSELHMGLSLAVALLSRAAFPLLSGRVSKLLSPGRVLLVGTACLALQCLYYSFLWCPWAAIPVQVLSCFSSGALWWAVQMQCGDVATPGTERSVRRVYQALSLNLGAGLGSMAGGFAVHRFGVSVLFRGVAVMLLLWCLFLPLLQWKVPHQRRINYSRLLAADTSEVSESKSEQEADWLEKVMEDDEXNNNMNRSINH, encoded by the exons ATGAAGAGGAACAAGCAGATTGACATTAAGGGTGCTCTAGCCCTCGCCAGCACCTTCCACTTCCTGTATTCTTGTGCCAGAGCCTGCATCCTCCCCTTCCTCACCCTCTACCTCAGATACCTGGGCCTCACTCCCTCCATGACGGGCCTTCTCATGAGCACCAAACGTTTCATCTCCCTGGTCTGGAGCCCTCTGGCCAGCTTTCTGTCCAAACACTACAACAAGAGGAGGGCAGTGATTACAGGGTCTCTGGTCTGTTCAGCAGGGGCAGCCCTCGTCCTCCTGCTTATCCCATCCACAGGCGTCGAGACGCTGACCAGTCACTGCAACATCTCTCACCTCAGTGTGAGCACTGAAGAGCTGAGTGACTATGTGCGTGTTGTTGGCAGTGTAATGCCTACCACCCACACTACCATTTTGTCCCAGTCAGCAACACATGAATCTTCACCTACGGAGACAACCAGTTACACTATGTCTTCCGCTGTTTCAATGAGCAAAGCCACAACCTACACACTTCAGCTGCAACATTCCAACAATGTGACTTCTCAATGGTCACAAGTGAATGTATTTGTGGCCAACCACAgtataggaggggagagaaatgGCTTAGAGTCCCACCACGGTGCCTCCAACACTTCACCCACAGTGAGGAGGGTTAGCAGGTCAGCAGAAAAGGAGAAGCAGAGGGAGAAGGATGAGGCCCGCTTAGAGTTCCTGGGAAACCTCAAAGTTATGGACGTCCAGCACCAGCTCTTCTTCATGCTCTTCATCGTGGTGTCGATATGGGAGCTGATGGCCGCCCCTCTGGAATGGACCGTGGACGATGGGCTGTATGAGTATTTGGATTTTGTGGATGCCTCTGATCGTTATAGTAGCACAGGAGTGTGGGGGCTGCTTGGGgcagtgtgtggtgtgagtgGTGCAGGACTGCTGGTAGGCCACCTGGACTGCCTCATTGGCTCACACACACCCAGGGGAGCTGTCCACTTCTACTCCTATGTATCTGTGACAACCCTGGCTGTGCCTGTGGTGGCCTTCCTGCCCCTCTACCTAAACAAGAAGCGTAGTCGCTCCACTGGGCTCTTCAAAGCTTTACAGCTGGTGCGAGGGGACCTCCGTGCCCTGCTGTGTGCTGCCACTACCTTCCTAATGGGGCTGGCGGGGTCTGCGGTGGATGATTTCCTGCTGTGGCAGATGCAGGACCATGGGAGCAGCGAGCTGCACATGGGCCTCTCTTTAGCCGTAGCGTTGCTCTCCCGGGCCGCCTTCCCTCTGCTGAGTGGCCGGGTGTCGAAGCTCCTGAGCCCAGGCAGGGTGCTGCTGGTGGGGACGGCCTGCTTGGCCCTGCAGTGCCTCTACTACTCCTTCCTGTGGTGCCCATGGGCTGCAATACCTGTCCAGGTGCTGAGCTGCTTCAGCAGTGGCGCCCTCTGGTGGGCAGTGCAGATGCAGTGCGGGGACGTGGCCACGCCGGGCACAGAGAGGAGCGTGAGGAGGGTCTACCAGGCCCTCTCTCTGAACCTGGGGGCAGGGCTGGGCAGCATGGCCGGGGGGTTTGCTGTCCACAGGTTTGGTGTATCTGTGCTATTCAGAGGGGTAGCGGTGATGCTGCTCCTGTGGTGCCTGTTTCTGCCCCTGCTCCAGTGGAAAGTCCCACACCAACGCAGGATCAACTACTCCCGCCTCCTCGCTGCTGACACCAGTGAAGTGAGCGAATCCAAGTCGGAGCAGGAGGCAGACTGGCTGGAGAAAGTCATGGAGGATGACGA CAATAATAACATGAACAGGAGCATAAATCATTAG
- the LOC129833306 gene encoding bMERB domain-containing protein 1-like isoform X1, whose protein sequence is MEKERKSSKQYGSLERSKLDGKADKKAEEDIVSMADSTITIDHIEGELFRIERIRDVLVRRESELRYMMDDIQLCKEITRLKKELQKLVSVSDTDKSNEDRQREEELLQQIHKLVETRDFLVDDVEFERLREREEDKEMADFLQSKFPKTSKKKDVTEDRRMTSKAQQTSSTPFVTKTGLTLLKECCGFTCSVM, encoded by the exons ATGGAAAAGGAGCGAAAATCCTCCAAACAATATGGGTCTTTGGAACGAAGCAAATTGGATGGAAAAGCCGATAAGAAGG CAGAGGAAGACATTGTCTCAATGGCGGACTCCACCATCACAATAGATCACATTGAAGGGGAGCTTTTCAGAATCGAGCGGATACGTGATGTTCTAGTACGGAGGGAATCAGAACTAAGATACAT GATGGACGACATTCAGCTTTGCAAGGAAATCACACGGCTGAAAAAAGAACTTCAGAAGCTGGTGTCTGTTTCAG ACACAGACAAATCCAATGAGGACCGGCAGAGGGAGGAGGAACTGCTGCAGCAGATCCACAAGCTGGTGGAGACCAGGGACTTCCTGGTGGATGACGTGGAGTTTGAGAGGCTCAG ggagagagaggaggacaaagaAATGGCTGATTTCTTGCAGTCTAAATTCCCAAAGACCTCGAAGAAAAAAG ACGTCACAGAGGACCGAAGGATGACCTCCAAAGCCCAGCAGACTTCGTCCACTCCCTTCGTCACCAAAACCGGTCTCACCCTTCTGAAGGAGTGCTGCGGCTTCACATGCTCTGTCATGTAG
- the LOC129833306 gene encoding bMERB domain-containing protein 1-like isoform X2 produces the protein MEKERKSSKQYGSLERSKLDGKADKKEEDIVSMADSTITIDHIEGELFRIERIRDVLVRRESELRYMMDDIQLCKEITRLKKELQKLVSVSDTDKSNEDRQREEELLQQIHKLVETRDFLVDDVEFERLREREEDKEMADFLQSKFPKTSKKKDVTEDRRMTSKAQQTSSTPFVTKTGLTLLKECCGFTCSVM, from the exons ATGGAAAAGGAGCGAAAATCCTCCAAACAATATGGGTCTTTGGAACGAAGCAAATTGGATGGAAAAGCCGATAAGAAGG AGGAAGACATTGTCTCAATGGCGGACTCCACCATCACAATAGATCACATTGAAGGGGAGCTTTTCAGAATCGAGCGGATACGTGATGTTCTAGTACGGAGGGAATCAGAACTAAGATACAT GATGGACGACATTCAGCTTTGCAAGGAAATCACACGGCTGAAAAAAGAACTTCAGAAGCTGGTGTCTGTTTCAG ACACAGACAAATCCAATGAGGACCGGCAGAGGGAGGAGGAACTGCTGCAGCAGATCCACAAGCTGGTGGAGACCAGGGACTTCCTGGTGGATGACGTGGAGTTTGAGAGGCTCAG ggagagagaggaggacaaagaAATGGCTGATTTCTTGCAGTCTAAATTCCCAAAGACCTCGAAGAAAAAAG ACGTCACAGAGGACCGAAGGATGACCTCCAAAGCCCAGCAGACTTCGTCCACTCCCTTCGTCACCAAAACCGGTCTCACCCTTCTGAAGGAGTGCTGCGGCTTCACATGCTCTGTCATGTAG
- the LOC129833306 gene encoding bMERB domain-containing protein 1-like isoform X3 translates to MADSTITIDHIEGELFRIERIRDVLVRRESELRYMMDDIQLCKEITRLKKELQKLVSVSDTDKSNEDRQREEELLQQIHKLVETRDFLVDDVEFERLREREEDKEMADFLQSKFPKTSKKKDVTEDRRMTSKAQQTSSTPFVTKTGLTLLKECCGFTCSVM, encoded by the exons ATGGCGGACTCCACCATCACAATAGATCACATTGAAGGGGAGCTTTTCAGAATCGAGCGGATACGTGATGTTCTAGTACGGAGGGAATCAGAACTAAGATACAT GATGGACGACATTCAGCTTTGCAAGGAAATCACACGGCTGAAAAAAGAACTTCAGAAGCTGGTGTCTGTTTCAG ACACAGACAAATCCAATGAGGACCGGCAGAGGGAGGAGGAACTGCTGCAGCAGATCCACAAGCTGGTGGAGACCAGGGACTTCCTGGTGGATGACGTGGAGTTTGAGAGGCTCAG ggagagagaggaggacaaagaAATGGCTGATTTCTTGCAGTCTAAATTCCCAAAGACCTCGAAGAAAAAAG ACGTCACAGAGGACCGAAGGATGACCTCCAAAGCCCAGCAGACTTCGTCCACTCCCTTCGTCACCAAAACCGGTCTCACCCTTCTGAAGGAGTGCTGCGGCTTCACATGCTCTGTCATGTAG